The genome window CACTCAATACGAAACATTGGAATTCCATCACAATGGCTGCAGTATCTACACGATTCGCTCCTCTGCCACTTACACCGTGTCAAtcatctcaccaagcttTTACTTCTTACACAGACTTCGAAGAGCCCGAAAATTACTCGCTCGACGACTTTGTCCGGGACGTAAAAGCCCATCTCGGTGAGGAGGGTGGCATTGGCTGCGAGGATATAGATGAGGACTACCTCATTTCCTTGGCCAAGAAATACACATCAAACCCTAACGACTGGGCACGCTATTATCACAACTGCCCAGAAAAGAACTACACACGCAATGCAAttgtcaacatcaaccacAAGGCCAATATTGTAAGTATTCTAGATCAACATCTGTCTGCAATGCTAACCCCACAAAGCTCTTATTAGTCTGGAACCCCGGAAAAGGATCACCAATTCATGACCACGCCAATGCCCACTGTATCCTCAAAGTGCTGGCAGGCGAGTTGACAGAAACCATCTACAACATGCCCGAGAAGGGTTGTGAGGAGCGTCCTCTATCAATCAAGAGCGCCAATACCCACCAAGCCGATCAAGTCACATATATCTCAGACGACATTGGTCTTCACCGGGTACATAACCCTCATCCTACCCAAGTGGCTGTTTCTTTGCACAGTAAGTTCCAATTCTTCGATAACTTAGCATTGGACTACTGACTAACATTTGTTAGTATACACGCCGCCAAATGCAGCTGATATCGGATATAATGTCTTCGACGAGTCCACGGGTCGTGCAAGCTTTATGGCAAAAGCCGAAGCTCGCTAAGAAAATATCTGCAAAGTTGGAGATAGTCCTTTATACGTTGATACCCTACCATAAAAGATTTAGAGAATAGATATTGATTCAATTTCACGATCGTATAATTTTATGTGAAGAATAACACTGATCGTTCTTGTCGTAACAAAATTTGAGATCGGCCACCGGCAACGCAGGGACATGTGACATGCCTGTCCCTCACATGGGTACACCGTTGAGAATGAtcttgaagagaagagagttcTTTATCTCATCAGCGCGAGCCTTTAGCTCATCGACATCCCAGTTCGCCCAGACAAATTTGCCCTTCAGAAACTCCGCCTCGGGTGACGCAAGCCAAACATAGAACTGAGCCGCAAGCGCAGCTATATAATCAATCAGCTAGTGATACAAAAATATTCAAGGTGACTTACGATCATCTTGCCCAACAATGTCAAACCTCTCATTCAGCTCAGTACGAATGACGCCGGGCTGAATCTGAACAACGTGCCACTCAGGATTGTCGTCCTGCAAGTACTCGAACATCTTGAAGACGGCGGCTTTGACTGCAGTATACGCCCAACCTTGAGCGATCGGCCTCAGATGCACCAATCCGGTTGATGTATTGAAGATGTAGGCATTTCTGGTCAGGAATGGCCCGAAGGACTGGAGGGTGTTAAAGGCGCCGATGACGTTGAGTTCAATGCCCTGACGAAACTCAACTTCATCGAAACCGACGACTGCTCCTACATCGGGAGAAACACCGGCgttgctgatgaggatgtcaATCTTGGTGCCATTCGCTTTCTTGACTAGGTTTGCAACCGCAGCATCTAATTTGCTGCGCTGACTGATGTCAACGGCCTCAAAAATGACATTTGTTTTGCCCCCACTGGCCTCTGCGATCTCGGCTGCAGCTCTCTCAAGTCTATCGAGACGTCTCCCGAGGATAGCAATGGTTGATGCTCCGGCTTGTGCAAAGGCGATCGCAATTGACCTGCCAATACCTGTCCCGCCGCCAGTGATGGTGACAAATTTACCGGCTGCACTGAGCTCCGGGCGAGTTGGGTCAATGGAGGGGTATGGCTTGTTATGGTAGATTTTAGTGAAAGAGATCAAGTTATCCATGGTTGCTCTTGAAGAAGGTTGCTTGCAATGAATCTATTGAAGTAGTTGTGACGATGCTCAATGGAATGGTAATTCGGGGATTTTATAGGAATGCCAGTTCCGGCTGGAGCTTTTTCTTTGCCATGGATCGCTTACTAGAGCGGTTGAATCATTCCGCCTACTCCATGGAAATCATTACACATCAGCTCTATTATGACTGAGGCAGAAGAGGATTGGAAGTGAAACCTCCATGGAAGCCGAAAATGGCATAGTCGCGGAAAGAATGGAGTCGTGGGAAAGCTAATCCTTAGAAATATGCGGTTTGTCAGCCAGCTCCGCTTCCGCGGAAGCGGCTGAACCACTATAACCTCCCTCCATGGAAGCATTGTCACCACTTTATACCTTTCGCAGCTGATTCTCGCTATCAAAAGCTCAATATGCAACCGATCAACCGACCAAGAAAAGTAATATTCTTCTGCATATACAGACAACTTGCTAATTGGCGATCAGGCGTGCGACCTCTGTTATACACGAAAGATCAAGTGTGATGGACTGCAGCCCAAATGCTCAAATTGTGTCAATTACAAGACGAATTGTACACACACTGCTCGTAGCAGGAAGTGGAAACCTAAAGTTCTGCAAAATGATGAACCTCAGAAAGAGGATGAAATCCGGAGCCTCCAAGCCCAGATGCAAGAGCTACAGCAGCAACTGGTAGTATATTGCAGAACCTTGCGGCGCACACAGACTGATGCCAAAGTGTAGGCCCAATACAAACAAGCAATAGAGAGCGTATCCGTCGCGTCCGCAGCGCCGCCCCAGGCAGACTTCCAAGATGACCTCGCTCAAGTCAGAAAGATACGCCACTCTCTCAAACTGCCGCCCCTACAGCAGACGATGCACATGATTGGCGTCTATCTAAATACTGTTAACTCGTTATTGCCCCTCTTTCACCCCGACACTCTTCTACGACTTGTTGGCGAGACGTACGCTCTAGAACCAAAACAGCGCGACCCCGTCGTCTGGGCTGCGATCAATGTCGTGCTAGCCTTGGCACTGCAGCAGATGCCTGAGAGCAATTATGCTGGGACTCCGTATGGCACTACAGAAAGCTATCTGAGCCACGCACAATCGGTTCTGTGGGCCATAACACTCAGTCAGActcagctcatcaacattcAGACGCTAATTGGAATGGCTATGCTGCTGCAAACTGGGCACGACTCTACGccggccttggtcttgatctcaACAGCGATGCGTCTCGTACACAAGATCGGTCTACATAACCGCGCATATTCTGCACATCTTGATCCCGTTGAAAGACATCAGCATGCTCGCGTCTTCTGGCTAGCATACATCGTTGATAAGGATCTTAGTCTCCGAGCCCAACAGCCGTCTATCCAAAACGACGAGGACATTGACCTTGACTTCCCGATGTCATTCGATACTCTTGGTAGCGGTGACTCTGACGCTGGTGTAGTCACGAGTATCGATGGTAGCACAACTATGGACTATTTCCTCGCCCGAGTCCAGCTTGCCAGCATTCAGGGTGACATCTACGACCACCTCTATTCAACTCGCGCCTGGAAACGGACACCCGAAGAACGAAGGTTGAAAAGAGAGAATATCGTGCTCGCACTGAACAACTGGAAAGCCTTGGTGCCATCAGACTTTGGCGCTGCTGCCGTCGTTGCAACTACGAGTAACAACCCCACAATCGGTGCCTTCTTCTGCATTCTTCATACAAATAGTCTCCTATCCTTGATGTTAATAACGAGGGCACATGCTTGGGATGAGCAATGGGTCGGTGTTTTGCGTGATCATGGCAGAGGAGTGGGCACATCACAACTACCAAGCGATTGGAACTCATTGGTAGGACAAGCACGAGATTTCATGATCTTATTCGAGTACGTTGTGCCAAGATATTGCTGGCTAAAATGGTAAGTCATCCCTTCGCAACGAGACTTACCTAACACTAATATGTAAGGGTCTCGACTTGTACCTACATCTCTTCAATGGTACTTCTGACTGCCAATAACCTACATGATGTCCAGCACGCGGACTTTGAGCGGGACAGCAACCTTATCGAGAGAGCTCTCGCATGGTTTGGAGAAGTTGCGAAGGAGTTGCCCTCGCGGAAGACAGAAGTATTAGAGAACATATGCGTTGAAGCAGTTGAGGCGATGAAGACTAGGCGTGCTCATGAGATAGACGTGAAATTCGGACGTGATTGGCTCATTGGGTTCCTTAACAGTTTGgagccttcttgatgacttggaaAGCGATAGCTAGACTTAAGTATTGATATTCTTCAATCGAAATCCCAAATCAAATTACCAAGGAACTTGCTGAAAGCTTCCATTCTCATACTCCCAAAATGTCCCAGGTTCAATGTCCCCTTTGGCCGACTCAAGCAACATCACCACTGCCTCAGCCCCTTCTAAGGGGTCCTTTTTACCCCTGTAGCCGTTAAAAGCCGTCTTGCAGTGTCCTGGACTCACAGCCCAGAACTTTATCCTGGGTTCACTCTCGCTGTGGTTCTCGGCTGCTTGCAGGTGCAACATAAGCATATTCAGACCGGCTTTAGAGACGCAGTAGTCAATGTTGGCAACAGGAGGGAGCTAGCAAAGATGAGCGTCTGTACATGATGCCTTTTGGGTAACGCACCTCTTTGTTGTCTGTTCTGGCCATACTGCCGCGAGCACTCGAAATCATGATGACCCTCGGCTCAGAGCTCTTTCTCAGCAGTTTATTAAAGGCATGAGTAACAACAGCGTTGCTGGTGATAAGGTTGTTATAGCAAGAATTGGATGCAGCTCGAATATCCGCCAGGTTATCTGATAATCTTCGCTCAACCTTGCCAGCGTTGTTTATCAGAACTGTCGTTGTCAGCTTTGTGCTTGACTGAATGCTCAGAACACATACCGTCTAGTTTGCCATATTCTCGCTCCACAGATGCCACAGCTGCTTCGATAGAAGCGTCGTCCTCAATATCCAACTCAGTATAGCCAAGTTTACTCTTGATTCCACTATCTATTAGTGATTCAATCGCTGCTTGTGCTGAAACCTTTTGGCGACACCCGAGTACGATGGTAGATGAAGGGAGGCGAGTAGCGATGGCTTGCACAATGGCATAACCAATCCCGCGGTTTGCACCAGTGACTAGGATAATTGTCATCTTTTCTGACATATAGACTCACACACAAGAAGATCTGTTCAGTATCCGGGTGCATCCAATGTTCATCGccttataaggtaaaaggtCGGGTTTACGGATTTCGGATTTAAGGAAGTGGTTCTGCAACGCCGTCACGACCACAGTCCGAAATGAGCCTACGGCTGTCTGTCACACTGTGCTGCTCCGCATGTtcaagtaattattattctCTTACCtactcttgagaagaagaaaactcaaggctTCAATTTCTAAGTagtaaaaagatttaggtaatcTAGCCTAATCTTAGGGGAtcctttactaagtttattttaataccctttctaaagtcttatatttttttacttcATGTGTCCGCCATATCGATGCGGCTCATAGGTCAGACGAAAAATACCTAtcaacttattaaaataaaggttgATCCGCTTGAAGTTCCTGAAGTAAGAAGGTCCACGATGACCCTGGAACTCCATCTTCAAAAACCTCTTCATCGAAGTTGAAGCCTTCAATGAATTTCAAAGGGTCCTCACTGTGTTCTAGCTCAGTCGACGTAGCAGGCTCTAAGCTATATCCAGCCCTTGCAGTTGGCGCGTCCAGATTCTTCCGCAGTGTTTCGGCCTTTGTCCTCAACGCCTCCAGAACAGCTGGTTTAGCTCCAGTACAGCCAATGAAGTCAAAAGCCATCTCCTGTTCAAATATACTATCTAAAGCACGCCAAGCGCGTTCGACGTGCAGACCTTGAGGTTTAGTGCACAAATACCACAGAACATACAATGTCACATGGTATTGCGGATGAACCTTCTTTGCCCATGAGAACTGCGCTAGAAAAGGATCACCGCCAGCTGTCCTCGCTTCCAGGATGTCCAACGCGGCGATAAGTGTCTCTTCTTTTAGTATGGAGTCATTGACCTCCCTCTTCTGTGATAAGAGCCACTGTTGGTTTGTGACAAAGTCGAGCTTTCGTAAAAGATAGTTTGCGCAGTGAGCCGTAAGTCGTTGGTGCGGCGTTATCGGGTTGCACTTCTGGAGTCTTGTCTTGACTCTAGTATGCACATCTTGAAGTATTTTGTCCCTCCCTTCTTTGCTGAGCGTTGAATTCGAGGGTTTACCAGCTTTCAGACTTTCCATGGCCTTAGCTAAGTCGACATTGATTAACGAGAAAGTCATGACGGTCCATTCGGTCTGCTCAACTGGAAACTCATCCATTTCAGGGAAGATGTCCGCATCATTGATATTCAAGGGTAGTTTGACATCTGATGTCAATAGCAGTTCATTGGGGTCCTCCAAACCAAAGTCTTCACCGGACCGGCTGTCTCTGGTAATGATATGCCACCAAAGTCTTCGACGGAGTTCCGACTCAAAAGGTAGCAACCCAAGCTTAGTCCCATCTTTATGGAGTCCTAGGGATTGAGCTACTCGGATGACTAGACCATTAAGAATCCAAACAGATTTCCCTCGATTATGAACACGTATTGCGGACTTAATTCCAGATAATTAGGAATAGCACACGAGGATGGTGGTGGAGTAGACTCACTAGGTAGATAGCTAAAGCTCGTAGACCAGTCAATGTTGGCTGATTGAAGAAGTCTCCGTGGGCAAAGGCCTGTTCGATACCCATTTTCGAATGCTGAAGCTCAGTAGCCTTATCCAGGAAGGACGATGTCGAAACTTCGAGTGACACAGCCGCTGCAAAGTAGATACTATAGCAAAATGCAAGGTCATCAAACTTTGCACTGGCAGGGTCAGCTATAGTTGAGTAAACTCTGACTTCATCGGTAGGGATGTGTGTCAACTTCAGTCCGAGGATAATCTCAACGTTATTTAGGTAGATGTTCCAAAACTCGATGGCAGTGGCTTTGCTAGGGTGAAATGCAGAAGGGTGCTGGGTATAGCAGGGAGAAGACATAATCCCAATTGTATCGAAGGGAGAGGTCAGAAGATGTCTTTGCTCGTGGTGTGATGTCGTAAGAGCGGTTGCAATGCTTTCGTCCTGATACATATTAGTACAGCCATCATTAGTATGGCAAAACGTACTTCACCAAGAACTCGGGTCGCCAGTATCTCATTGAGATATTGGCCGGCAGAGTCCTTATGTATTAGTAAGTCTTTGGGTGAGTCTTTCTCCTTCGTAGTCGTGATTGGCTCGAAGCTGCTGCAATGCAGATTCACATGCGTTGTTGCTTCGGCGAGGCTGCGTTCTAAACTTGCAATGCGGCCAGCCATCTCAGCCAGTATTGTTTTCTTCGTTCGCCTCACGCGCTTCCCAGCCGGTGGGTAAATGCATGTTCTGCCCGAGGAAGCGCATGATGAACATGGCGTGCTCTTGTCGCATCGCGTCTTCTTACTCTTGCAGGTGTTGCAAGAGCGAATTTGAGACTGTCCGGGTCCGGCGTTAATTGAGGAGGCTTTGGAGGCCATTGATACTTAGAATCATTGTTTGGGGACCTTAGCAGAGGACTGAAGCAGCCTCCGAATGACAGAGCGCCCAGAACTTATGCGCTATATGGCGCCGGGCTTAAAATTCTGTTAAGTCCGTGTTCCCCGGGGACAATCGCATATGGAGTGACGGGCGGTGGACTGATTTTAAACCCGGGCCCGGCTTCTCCATATCTAATTGGTAGATTGCCGCTAATTCTTTCTGATCTGGCCGTCGTTTCCAGCGCCTGAGATGGCCTGAGTAGCAACTTAGCTGGTATTGACCATGTGGACGACCATATTCAAGGAACAGAGAAAGAATGCATATAAGTATATGCCCCGCACGAACAAGTAAAACAAGCCGCTCTCTTAAACACAGAACTCAAAGCACCCCTTATCTCAAACAGCTTGACAACAATCAACTCTGGTCATCATGGCAACTCCACGGGCAGCACTTCCCCAGACCCATCGAGCACTTAGACTTCATTCCACTCGAGATCCCTACGACATCTCAGTAGTCACCCAGGATACTCCTCAGGCATGTCCCGGAAGTGCTGTGATCCGCGTCCTGTCAGCTGGCGTCTTAACGTACGCAGACCGAGTTTACAGTGGTCAAAAACCTTACCCCTATCCTGAGCCTTTCGTCATTGGTTCTAGTGCTATCGGTCGCGTTGCCGCCGTCGGCCCAGAT of Fusarium musae strain F31 chromosome 5, whole genome shotgun sequence contains these proteins:
- a CDS encoding hypothetical protein (EggNog:ENOG41); this encodes MTIILVTGANRGIGYAIVQAIATRLPSSTIVLGCRQKVSAQAAIESLIDSGIKSKLGYTELDIEDDASIEAAVASVEREYGKLDVLINNAGKVERRLSDNLADIRAASNSCYNNLITSNAVVTHAFNKLLRKSSEPRVIMISSARGSMARTDNKELPPVANIDYCVSKAGLNMLMLHLQAAENHSESEPRIKFWAVSPGHCKTAFNGYRGKKDPLEGAEAVVMLLESAKGDIEPGTFWEYENGSFQQVPW
- a CDS encoding hypothetical protein (EggNog:ENOG41), with product MDNLISFTKIYHNKPYPSIDPTRPELSAAGKFVTITGGGTGIGRSIAIAFAQAGASTIAILGRRLDRLERAAAEIAEASGGKTNVIFEAVDISQRSKLDAAVANLVKKANGTKIDILISNAGVSPDVGAVVGFDEVEFRQGIELNVIGAFNTLQSFGPFLTRNAYIFNTSTGLVHLRPIAQGWAYTAVKAAVFKMFEYLQDDNPEWHVVQIQPGVIRTELNERFDIVGQDDPALAAQFYVWLASPEAEFLKGKFVWANWDVDELKARADEIKNSLLFKIILNGVPM
- a CDS encoding hypothetical protein (EggNog:ENOG41); its protein translation is MSSPCYTQHPSAFHPSKATAIEFWNIYLNNVEIILGLKLTHIPTDEVRVYSTIADPASAKFDDLAFCYSIYFAAAVSLEVSTSSFLDKATELQHSKMGIEQAFAHGDFFNQPTLTGLRALAIYLSAIRVHNRGKSVWILNGLVIRVAQSLGLHKDGTKLGLLPFESELRRRLWWHIITRDSRSGEDFGLEDPNELLLTSDVKLPLNINDADIFPEMDEFPVEQTEWTVMTFSLINVDLAKAMESLKAGKPSNSTLSKEGRDKILQDVHTRVKTRLQKCNPITPHQRLTAHCANYLLRKLDFVTNQQWLLSQKREVNDSILKEETLIAALDILEARTAGGDPFLAQFSWAKKVHPQYHVTLYVLWYLCTKPQGLHVERAWRALDSIFEQEMAFDFIGCTGAKPAVLEALRTKAETLRKNLDAPTARAGYSLEPATSTELEHSEDPLKFIEGFNFDEEVFEDGVPGSSWTFLLQELQADQPLF